A window from Cinclus cinclus chromosome 4, bCinCin1.1, whole genome shotgun sequence encodes these proteins:
- the CCDC71L gene encoding coiled-coil domain-containing protein 71L isoform X1, giving the protein MTRSRKRAALERGAGKMNSEAGSAAAAAAGARASGTAAAAAAAAAAAGAAGGEPAAAAWGLEGEAEKVVYSRSQVSFAGTKALGDALKLFMPKSTEFMSSDSELWNFLCSLKHEFSPVILRSKDVYGYSSCRAVVPDPPSPSERPRRRAGKRRLPAADAKRRAGAAGGSAKRRRRRRRRRRERGRQRPAAGGPRAQEEAVGAPEPSGEQGDGEQGTPAAAAWEPFGGKSLEEIWKAATPLLTAFPTIRVRGNVWSQRSLAAARRRAQRILGVDLSPVVLVRRFPVAPS; this is encoded by the coding sequence ATGACCCGCAGTAGGAAGCGGGCGGCGCTGGAGAGAGGAGCCGGGAAGATGAACTCAGAGGCGGGGAGcgccgcggcggcggccgcgggagCTCGGGCGTCGGggacggcggcggcggcggcggcagcggcagcggcagcaggGGCAGCCGGCGGCGAACCGGCGGCCGCCGcctgggggctggagggggaggCGGAGAAAGTTGTGTACTCCCGCTCGCAGGTCTCCTTCGCCGGCACCAAGGCGCTGGGCGACGCCCTCAAGCTCTTCATGCCCAAGTCCACGGAGTTCATGAGCTCCGACTCGGAGCTGTGGAACTTCCTTTGCAGCCTCAAGCACGAGTTCTCCCCGGTCATCCTCCGCAGTAAGGACGTCTACGGATACTCCTCCTGCCGCGCCGTCGTCCCAGACCCGCCGTCGCCCTCggagcggccccgccgccgcgccgGCAAGCGGCGCCTCCCGGCCGCCGACGCCAAGcgccgggccggggcggcgggcggcagcgccaagcggcggcggcggcggcggcgccgcaGGAGGGAGCGGGGCAGGCAGCGGCCCGCGGCCGGTGGCCCCCGCGCCCAGGAGGAGGCGGTAGGGGCGCCGGAGCCGTCGGGCGAGCAGGGGGACGGCGAGCAGGGCACCCCGGCGGCGGCAGCCTGGGAGCCGTTCGGCGGCAAGTCGCTGGAGGAGATCTGGAAGGCGGCTACCCCCCTCCTCACCGCGTTCCCCACCATCCGTGTGCGGGGCAACGTGTGGAGCCAGCGGAGCctggcggcggcgcggcggcgggcgcAGCGGATCCTCGGCGTGGACCTGTCCCCCGTGGTGCTGGTGCGCCGCTTCCCCGTGGCACCGTCCTGA
- the CCDC71L gene encoding coiled-coil domain-containing protein 71L isoform X2 → MTRSRKRAALERGAGKMNSEAGSAAAAAAGARASGTAAAAAAAAAAAGAAGGEPAAAAWGLEGEAEKVVYSRSQVSFAGTKALGDALKLFMPKSTEFMSSDSELWNFLCSLKHEFSPVILRSKDVYGYSSCRAVVPDPPSPSERPRRRAGKRRLPAADAKRRAGAAGGSAKRRRGPRPPSGEQGDGEQGTPAAAAWEPFGGKSLEEIWKAATPLLTAFPTIRVRGNVWSQRSLAAARRRAQRILGVDLSPVVLVRRFPVAPS, encoded by the exons ATGACCCGCAGTAGGAAGCGGGCGGCGCTGGAGAGAGGAGCCGGGAAGATGAACTCAGAGGCGGGGAGcgccgcggcggcggccgcgggagCTCGGGCGTCGGggacggcggcggcggcggcggcagcggcagcggcagcaggGGCAGCCGGCGGCGAACCGGCGGCCGCCGcctgggggctggagggggaggCGGAGAAAGTTGTGTACTCCCGCTCGCAGGTCTCCTTCGCCGGCACCAAGGCGCTGGGCGACGCCCTCAAGCTCTTCATGCCCAAGTCCACGGAGTTCATGAGCTCCGACTCGGAGCTGTGGAACTTCCTTTGCAGCCTCAAGCACGAGTTCTCCCCGGTCATCCTCCGCAGTAAGGACGTCTACGGATACTCCTCCTGCCGCGCCGTCGTCCCAGACCCGCCGTCGCCCTCggagcggccccgccgccgcgccgGCAAGCGGCGCCTCCCGGCCGCCGACGCCAAGcgccgggccggggcggcgggcggcagcgccaagcggcggcg CGGCCCGCGGCCG CCGTCGGGCGAGCAGGGGGACGGCGAGCAGGGCACCCCGGCGGCGGCAGCCTGGGAGCCGTTCGGCGGCAAGTCGCTGGAGGAGATCTGGAAGGCGGCTACCCCCCTCCTCACCGCGTTCCCCACCATCCGTGTGCGGGGCAACGTGTGGAGCCAGCGGAGCctggcggcggcgcggcggcgggcgcAGCGGATCCTCGGCGTGGACCTGTCCCCCGTGGTGCTGGTGCGCCGCTTCCCCGTGGCACCGTCCTGA